One window of the Macaca thibetana thibetana isolate TM-01 chromosome 1, ASM2454274v1, whole genome shotgun sequence genome contains the following:
- the UBQLN4 gene encoding ubiquilin-4, whose product MAEPSGAETRPPIRVTVKTPKDKEEIVICDRASVKEFKEEISRRFKAQQDQLVLIFAGKILKDGDTLNQHGIKDGLTVHLVIKTPQKAQDPAAATASSPSTPDPASAPSTTPASPATPAQPSTSGSASSDAGSGSRRSSGGGPSPGAGEGPPSATASILSGFGGILGLGSLGLGSANFMELQQQMQRQLMSNPEMLSQIMENPLVQDMMSNPDLMRHMIMANPQMQQLMERNPEISHMLNNPELMRQTMELARNPAMMQEMMRNQDRALSNLESIPGGYNALRRMYTDIQEPMFSAAREQFGNNPFSSLAGNSDSSSSQPLRTENREPLPNPWSPSPPTSQAPGSGGEGTGGSGTSQVHPTVSNPFGINAASLGSGMFNSPEMQALLQQISENPQLMQNVISAPYMRSMMQTLAQNPDFAAQMMVNVPLFAGNPQLQEQLRLQLPVFLQQMQNPESLSILTNPRAMQALLQIQQGLQTLQTEAPGLVPSLGSFGMSRTPAPSAGSNAGSTPEAPTSSPATPATSSPTGASSAQQQLMQQMIQLLAGSGNSQVQTPEVRFQQQLEQLNSMGFINREANLQALIATGGDINAAIERLLGSQLS is encoded by the exons TTCAAAGAGGAAATCTCCCGGAGGTTTAAGGCTCAGCAGGATCAGCTGGTCCTGATCTTCGCAGGCAAGATCCTCAAGGATGGGGACACACTGAACCAGCACGGAATCAAAGACGGGCTCACTGTCCATCTGGTCATCAAGACCCCTCAGAA GGCTCAAGATCCAGCTGCTGCCACTGCTTCTTCCCCCTCCACACCTGACCCTGCCTCAgcaccctccaccacgcctgcTTCACCCGCCACCCCTGCCCAGCCCTCCACCTCTGGCAGTGCCTCTTCAGATGCTGGCAGTGGAAGCCGGAGGAGCAGTGGTGGGGGGCCCtctccaggggctggggagggaccCCCCAGTGCTACTGCGTCCATACTCT CTGGCTTTGGGGGCATCCTGGGGCTGggcagcctgggcctgggctcTGCCAACTTCATGGAGCTGCAGCAGCAGATGCAGAGGCAGCTGATGTCCAATCCTGAGATGCTGTCGCAGATCATGGAGAACCCCCTGGTCCAGGATATGATGTCTAACCCTGACCTGATGCGTCACATGATCATGGCCAACCCCCAGATGCAGCAGCTGATGGAGCGGAACCCTGAGATCAGCCACATGCTCAACAACCCTGAACTCATGAGGCAG ACAATGGAGCTTGCTCGGAATCCAGCCATGATGCAAGAAATGATGCGGAACCAGGATCGGGCCCTGAGCAACCTTGAGAGCATCCCTGGAGGATATAATGCCCTCCGCCGCATGTACACGGACATCCAGGAGCCCATGTTCAGTGCTGCCCGGGAACAG tTTGGCAACAATCCCTTCTCTTCCCTGGCCGGGAACTCCGACAGCTCATCCTCCCAGCCTCTGCGGACTGAGAATCGAGAGCCCCTCCCTAACCCCTGGAGCCCCTcgccccccacctcccaggccccCGGGTCCGGTGGGGAGGGCACCGGAGGATCGGGGACCAGCCAGGTGCACCCGACAGTCTCGAACCCCTTTGGGATCAATGCGGCTAGCCTGGGGTCAG GGATGTTCAATAGCCCAGAAATGCAAGCCCTCCTCCAGCAGATCTCTGAGAACCCCCAGCTGATGCAGAATGTGATCTCAGCACCCTACATGCGCAGCATGATGCAGACGCTTGCCCAGAACCCCGACTTTGCTGCTCAG ATGATGGTGAATGTGCCGCTCTTCGCGGGGAATCCCCAACTGCAGgagcagctccgcctgcagctcCCAGTCTTCCTGCAGCAG ATGCAGAACCCAGAGTCACTCTCCATCCTTACCAATCCCCGAGCCATGCAGGCATTGCTGCAGATCCAGCAGGGACTACAGACCTTGCAGACCGAGGCCCCTGGGCTGGTACCCAG CCTTGGCTCCTTTGGGATGTCCCGGACCCCAGCACCCTCAGCCGGCAGCAATGCTGGGTCTACGCCCGAGGCGCCCACTTCCTCGCCAGCCACGCCAGCCACATCTTCTCCAACAGGGGCTTCCAGTGCCCAGCAGCAGCTCATGCAGCAGATGATCCAGCTTTTGGCTGGAAGTGGAAACTCACAG GTGCAGACTCCAGAAGTGAGATTTCAGCAGCAGCTGGAGCAGCTCAACTCCATGGGCTTCATCAATCGTGAGGCCAACCTGCAGGCCCTGATTGCCACAGGAGGGGACATCAACGCAGCTATCGAGAGACTGCTGGGCTCCCAGCTCTCCTAA